The window GCAGATGTCGTGAATCCGGCTGATCCCAATTCCTCTTCCGGCGTGAATCCGGTCGACCCGACTTCCTCGGGCACGGTTCTCTCGAGTGCAATTGACCCGACTTCTTCTAGCGGTGTAGGGCCCGTGAATCCGACCTCCAGCTCCGATGTGGCTCCCGAAAGCTCCAGCAGCGCAGAACCCGTCAAGCCGAGCGGTAACCCCGAAGAAGACATCAAGAAATATCCCGTGCCCACGCTCAAGACTATTCTCGGCAACGGCACCAGCGGCTGGAATACCCGCTACTGGGATGCCTGCAAGCCCCACTGCTCCCAGACGAGTACCGATGGCGCCGAAGGCAAGCCCAAGATCAATACCCAGGCGGAATACGAAGCCAGCCACTACACGGCCCGCGTCTGCAATATCCATGATATTGAAATTCCCACGTTTACCTACAGCAAGGGTCTGGAACGTTACTGGGTGGGTATCCAGAATACTCCGAATGCGTGTCAGGAAGCAAGTCCCGCATCTGGCGGCGGCTTCACCTGCACCGACATGGCTCCTGTGGCCGTGAACGATACCTTGGCGTACGCCTTCGTTGCCGGTAGCGATGCGACAACCTCGTGCGGCAAGTGCTTCCACTTGCAGTATGATGGTTCCTTCCATGATGCCAGCGCAAGCAATGGAGCCAAGGCGACGCACAAGGCTCTCAAGGGCAAGCATATCATTGTCATGGCATCCAATATCGGTCACGATGTGAAGCCGGGCCAGTTCGACCTCATGGTACCGGGCGGTGGTCCGGGTATCTTCAATGCCCTGCAGCTTCAGATTACCAAGCCCGGCATTGAATGGGGTGCTACTTATGGCGGCTTCTTGACATACTGCCAGAACGGAGAAAAGTGCGGTTATGATGGTACGCTGGATTGCTACCAGACTTGCGTCAAGGAAATGTGCGACGCGGCCTTTGGTGACTCCAACTATCCGAACCTGTTGCGCGGTTGCCATTGGTTTGCCGATTGGTTTATGGCAGCCGACAATCCGACCTACCAGTGGGAAGAAGTTGATTGCCCGCAGTACCTGGTCGACAAGTACCAGACGACGATCAGCACTTCCATTGAAACCAATATTCTGTTCCAGTCCGACTGGTCCCAGTACAAGGGCGGTGACTTTATCACTACGGACGCCTGCAGCAAGACCCCGAATGCACAGGGCGAATACTGCGACCCCGACCAGTTGGCTGCCGACAAGGCCAAGACTTACTAGTCCTTCGCCCCGTAACGAGGTGCTATGAAACGTAGATTGTTCAAGTTGATGGTTGCGGCCGGTGCGGTCGCAATGGTTTGCGCTTGCGGCGACGATGCCGCTTCGAACAACGCCACCAATCCGAACGCGGGCAATGATCCAGGTTCCAGCGCGATCGACAATCCGGTTTATTCGTCCGGTGTGGTTGACCCGGGCAATGTGACGGACCCGACCAACCCGATGTCATCGGCAGGCGTCGCCCAGAATCCGAATGACCCGTTATCGAGCGGCGCAGAACCGTTCTCCAGCGGCTCGTTGGTTCCGGGCTCCAGTGCCGGCGTAGTTCCCGAAAGCTCCAGCAGCAAGGAACCGGAACTTGACGCGAGCGGATTCCCAACGCTTGAATCTTATGGCCCGCCTCCTGCCGAATACACCAAGGACATCAGCGCCACGGCAAAACGCGGCTGGAATACCCGCTACTGGGACGCCTGCAAGCCGCACTGTTCCTGGCTTAGGGAAAACGCTAACGATGTGACTCGTGCAGACACGTCTTCCGATGAGGCGTACCTTGCCGACTATGGCACAGCACGTAACTGCAACATTCACGATGTCGAAGTGCCTACCTTTACCTTGGGTGATGTGTCGAAGTCCTGGTTCGGTTACAACGGGACCAGAAGCGCTTGCGGCGATGAAAAGGAAAAGGGCGTGTTCACCTGCACCGACATGGCGCCTATAGCCGTGAACGATACACTTTCTTATGCATACGTTGCGGGCACTGCCGATAGCAAGTGCGGCAAGTGCTATCACTTGCAGTACGATGGCCACTTCGCGAACGAAATGGAAAACAACCCGCCAAGGGAAACTCACAAGGCTCTCAAGGGCAAACACATGATCGTGATGGCCTCTAACATCGGTATGGATGTGGCTGGCGGCAATCCTAATCTTCCGGCGGGTCAGTTCGACTTGATGGTGCCGGGTGGTGGCGTGGGCGCCTTTGACGCTCTTACAACTCAGGTTCACAAGGGTGCTGGTTTTAACTGGGGCGCAGGTTTTGGCGGGTTCCTGACCGAATGCCAGAACCAACTCGGCTACGACGCTACTCTCGTCGCATACCAGACGTGCATTAAGGATATGTGCGACGCGGCTTTCGGCGACGCCGGCCTCCCGAACCTGTTGCGCGGTTGCCACTGGTTTGCCGACTGGTACAAGGCTGCAGACAATCCGACCTACTACATCGAAGAAGTAGATTGTCCGCAGTACTTGATCGACCATTACATGAGCCGATTCAATACCACTACGACAACCAATATCAAGAAGGTGACGGACTGGTCCACATACAAGGAAGGCGACGTGCTCGATACGCTCCATTGCTGGAAGGCAGGCGAGGCTCCCCCGGAAGACGGTTGGGTAAATCCGAGCGCCGGTTGCGATAATCCGTAGCGAGATACTCCGAAAATATTCAATGCCGGTTTCCTTGTGAAGACGGCATTTTTTTGTCTAGATTCCGATGCTCGGATTGAATGCGACAAATTGCCGATAAACGGTAATCGCAATCCCGTTTAGGAATATATTTTCTTGAGGTAAACTTGTTCCAATTTCTATATTCACTTGTTCGTTATACGGCGCAGTTATGTCTAGACTAGTTAACTTGTATGTGCTTCTGCTTGTTTTCGGGTCGCTTGTGCAGACGGTTTTTGCCGCTGCCCCGGATTTGGAAAAGGCCAAGCACGATGCCATTTATGGGTATTCCTCGGTAAGGACTGTCGAGGAACTGGATCGCCTTGCGCCGCCTGCCGGTTTTGTACTCCTTTCTTATGAAGAGGAATTTCTCCTGTACAGCAAGGCTATCCAGGATGCCGATGCCATAGACAAGCCGAAGTACTGGGAGCATATAGATTTTCTGCTCGCGAAACACGATTCCATTGTGGCGGTCCGCGAAAAGCTGCAGGTTGTCGGTGGGGAAAGCCTGCTCGAAAAGCGCCACCTGGCCATCAACGTGAACCATCGCGACTTGCGGTTTGCCATGGCGGTGAGGGATGTCCCGCGCGAGACGTGCGAGTTTTACGGGATATACCTGGAACGCCTCGCGCTGAACTATGGCGGTGGCGAACCGATGGAATTTGAAAACTCCGCAGCGGAATGGCGCGAGTTCCGCAAGCGTTACCCTGGGAGCCCTTATCTCGGCTGGATGCCTCCGGTGAGCCCCGAAACGGCGAAGGCTGCCGAGGACCAGCACCTGTCCGTGGATCCCAAGTGGATGCACTGGGCGCTGCTTGGCGGGTATTCCTATGCGATGTATTCCGGCGGATTGGAAAAAATGCTGGAGCCTTCGACCGGGTTCAACATCATGGCCGAATGGCAGATGTCGCGCATCCTGTTCCTGCTCCAGATGGGTTCTACTTCCGGTGACGATTTCAGTGATTTTTCCATAGCGCTGTCTGGCGGCTTCGCTCTTATGGAATGGAAATATTTCTCTGCCGATGTGATTTTTGGAGTGATCAGTGAAAGTTTGAGAATGAAAGGTGTAGACGATATCCCGTCGTCAAGAACCATGCTCGTTGGTGTGCAGGCCGATGGCTTTATTCCCGTAACGAATGTCCTTGATGTCGATATCCGTGCGCAGTTCTCCCTGCATTATTCCTCTTTTGAGATTGACGGTCGCAACAAGGGCGGTCTGGTCAAGGTATTGAATCTTTCTGCCGGGGTCCATTTCGGTGCGCCCAAAAGGAGTGGACGATGAAAAAGTTTACTGCTCCTTTGTTTGTGATTATGTTGTTCTTAATGATGTGTATGCTGAGTGGCTGTACCACGGTAATGAAACTCGCCGTTGACTGGATGAACTACACGCAGGATACCGACTATAGGGACAATGTGCCGGCTGGCGGCTGGGTGGATCCTGAATGGGAAGGCGTCCCGCGCAGTGTTACCGTACTTTATTCCGAGCCCATGTTCGACGGTTACGTTTCGTTCAAGAATGAGTGGCCTGAATACGGTGGCAATTTCAGCGGCTGGTTCAAGCAGCAGATGGATTATGCCGCGACGACGCTTAGCGTCCGTGCGGATGTGATGAGCGTCGATGATTCTGCGTTTGTGATGGAACGGCGCGAAGCCCTGTGGCGTCGTTATGGAACAGATGCAGATTCTGTCGCGGTGCCGTTACTTCGTGAGAAGTACAGGAAAGCTGTGGAAGATGTAGTTGTGGTAATATCTCCAGTCGTCATTGTTGCAAGCGAACGCGCAGATACTACGGGTGTAAAAACGGTGAAGGCGCTGTATTCCATTACCGATGTCAAGCGCGGAAAGCTTCTTGCGTACGGCAAGGTGGACGTCCGGGGAGAAATGGGACGTACGGCGAATGTTAGTTTGTCTGAAAAACTCCTGCATCTGGTTGTAGAGGGCACCCCGCTTTACCAGGTTCTGATGTTTTTACGATAATATTTTGAATGTTCTCGCTATAT is drawn from Fibrobacter sp. UWR3 and contains these coding sequences:
- a CDS encoding glycosyl hydrolase family 5 → MKRRFVKMMVAASAVAALCACGDDSASSPNNPPSANTECAGIVATADAFVLNANGVYVIYADGNVTDAAGNPVGYFADGVLMDLSGAPITAGVDLNALTVCPANATVDPGTGAIVPVSSSSADVVNPADPNSSSGVNPVDPTSSGTVLSSAIDPTSSSGVGPVNPTSSSDVAPESSSSAEPVKPSGNPEEDIKKYPVPTLKTILGNGTSGWNTRYWDACKPHCSQTSTDGAEGKPKINTQAEYEASHYTARVCNIHDIEIPTFTYSKGLERYWVGIQNTPNACQEASPASGGGFTCTDMAPVAVNDTLAYAFVAGSDATTSCGKCFHLQYDGSFHDASASNGAKATHKALKGKHIIVMASNIGHDVKPGQFDLMVPGGGPGIFNALQLQITKPGIEWGATYGGFLTYCQNGEKCGYDGTLDCYQTCVKEMCDAAFGDSNYPNLLRGCHWFADWFMAADNPTYQWEEVDCPQYLVDKYQTTISTSIETNILFQSDWSQYKGGDFITTDACSKTPNAQGEYCDPDQLAADKAKTY
- a CDS encoding glycosyl hydrolase family 5, giving the protein MKRRLFKLMVAAGAVAMVCACGDDAASNNATNPNAGNDPGSSAIDNPVYSSGVVDPGNVTDPTNPMSSAGVAQNPNDPLSSGAEPFSSGSLVPGSSAGVVPESSSSKEPELDASGFPTLESYGPPPAEYTKDISATAKRGWNTRYWDACKPHCSWLRENANDVTRADTSSDEAYLADYGTARNCNIHDVEVPTFTLGDVSKSWFGYNGTRSACGDEKEKGVFTCTDMAPIAVNDTLSYAYVAGTADSKCGKCYHLQYDGHFANEMENNPPRETHKALKGKHMIVMASNIGMDVAGGNPNLPAGQFDLMVPGGGVGAFDALTTQVHKGAGFNWGAGFGGFLTECQNQLGYDATLVAYQTCIKDMCDAAFGDAGLPNLLRGCHWFADWYKAADNPTYYIEEVDCPQYLIDHYMSRFNTTTTTNIKKVTDWSTYKEGDVLDTLHCWKAGEAPPEDGWVNPSAGCDNP